The proteins below are encoded in one region of Lonchura striata isolate bLonStr1 chromosome 1, bLonStr1.mat, whole genome shotgun sequence:
- the NEUROD6 gene encoding neurogenic differentiation factor 6 produces MLTLPFDESVVMPESQMCRKFPRESDDQKQMKNTESFSKQIILRGKNIKRSPGEDTEKEEEEEEREEEDENGLPRRRGLRKKKTSKIRMERIKFRRQEANARERNRMHGLNDALDNLRKVVPCYSKTQKLSKIETLRLAKNYIWALSEILRIGKRPDLLTFVQNLCKGLSQPTTNLVAGCLQLNARSFLMGQAGDGAHHTRTPYSTFYPPYHSPELGTPPGHGTLDNSKSMKPYNYCSAYESFYESTSPECASPQFEGPLSPPPINYNGIFSLKQEESLDYGKNYNYGMHYCAVPPRGPLGQSSMFRLPTESHFPYDLHLRSQSLTMQDELNAVFHN; encoded by the coding sequence ATGTTAACACTACCATTTGATGAGTCTGTTGTAATGCCAGAATCCCAGATGTGTAGAAAGTTTCCCAGAGAAAGTGATGACCAAAAGCAAATGAAGAACACAGAAAGCTTTTCAAAGCAGATCATCCTCCGAGGAAAGAATATTAAAAGATCTCCTGGagaagacacagaaaaagaagaggaggaggaagagagagaagaggaggatgagaatGGTTTGCCACGGAGAAGGggccttaggaaaaaaaagacgAGCAAGATAAGGATGGAAAGAATTAAATTCAGGCGTCAAGAAGCCAATGCTAGAGAGAGGAACCGTATGCACGGCCTTAATGATGCTCTGGACAATTTAAGGAAAGTTGTCCCTTGTTATTCTAAAACACAAAAACTGTCGAAAATAGAAACTTTAAGACTAGCCAAGAACTATATTTGGGCTCTTTCTGAAATACTGCGAATTGGGAAGAGACCTGACCTGCTCACCTTTGTCCAAAACTTGTGCAAGGGTCTGTCCCAGCCAACTACAAATTTGGTGGCAGGATGCCTGCAACTGAATGCCAGAAGTTTCCTCATGGGCCAGGCAGGCGATGGTGCCCATCATACCCGCACACCCTACTCCACCTTTTATCCTCCCTACCACAGCCCGGAGCTTGGCACCCCCCCAGGGCATGGGACTCTTGACAACTCTAAGTCCATGAAACCATACAATTACTGCAGTGCTTACGAGTCCTTCTATGAAAGCACTTCCCCTGAGTGCGCCAGCCCACAGTTTGAAGGTCCCTTAAGTCCTCCCCCAATTAACTATAATGGGATATTTTCCCTGAAGCAAGAGGAAAGCTTGGACTATGGCAAAAATTACAATTATGGTATGCATTACTGTGCAgtgccacccaggggtcccctTGGGCAGAGCTCGATGTTCAGGTTGCCTACAGAGAGCCACTTCCCTTATGACTTACATCTGCGCAGCCAGTCTCTCACCATGCAAGATGAATTGAATGCAGTTTTTCATAATTaa